A window of Clostridium sp. 'White wine YQ' contains these coding sequences:
- the hflX gene encoding GTPase HflX → MIHGNVEGIKNSFLKELDDIYSIKTQRYEFCATEIVESISRLTSLIEREISVAIDRRGNVVSVAIGDSTSVELPIIDIKEKKLSGIRVIHTHPNGYSQLSALDVTALLKLKLDSLVAVGVIEGAITDISLGFCSIENNVLVEETIERLSFDEAYRFNVIDKILEIDKVLKESEIEDDDSEKAIIVGTDTEESLDELEELAKACDIPVMYKVFQSRNKIDAALFIGSGKVAEIASLRQALRANLIIFDDELSGSQVRNLEEYIGAKVIDRTTLILEIFARRAKTREARIQVELAQLKYRASRLSGLGTVLSRTGGGVGTRGPGEKKLETDRRHIKERIYDLNDELKKIKKNREVQRERRGKQSIPQVSLVGYTNAGKSTLRNTLCDMVATKDAVKKEKVFEANMLFATLDTTTRAINLLDNRLITLTDTVGFVRKLPHELVQAFKSTLEEVIYSDLLVHVVDAASETAIDQIRAVEEVLGELGARDKEGFLVLNKIDLASEDAINEIKEEFKNYDILEISAKERINLELLLEKISEKLPYKLKMVEFIIPYSEGNIVSYLHNKSNIIEEDYKDEGTYIKAEVDDEAYNKYNEYILK, encoded by the coding sequence ATGATTCATGGTAATGTAGAAGGAATTAAGAATTCCTTTTTAAAAGAGTTAGATGATATATATAGTATAAAGACTCAAAGATATGAATTTTGTGCGACAGAAATAGTAGAGAGTATTTCAAGATTGACCTCTTTAATTGAAAGAGAAATATCAGTTGCAATAGATAGAAGAGGAAATGTTGTTTCAGTAGCTATAGGTGATTCAACATCAGTAGAACTTCCAATAATAGATATAAAGGAAAAAAAGTTGTCTGGAATAAGAGTTATTCACACACATCCAAATGGTTATTCACAACTTTCAGCATTAGATGTTACAGCACTATTAAAATTAAAGCTAGATTCTCTTGTTGCTGTAGGTGTAATTGAAGGTGCAATAACAGATATATCTCTTGGATTTTGTTCAATAGAAAATAATGTTTTGGTTGAAGAAACTATAGAGAGACTCTCTTTTGATGAGGCCTATAGATTTAATGTAATTGATAAGATACTAGAAATTGATAAGGTTTTAAAGGAAAGTGAAATTGAGGATGACGATTCAGAAAAAGCTATAATAGTTGGAACTGATACAGAAGAAAGCTTAGATGAACTTGAGGAATTAGCAAAAGCTTGTGATATTCCAGTTATGTATAAGGTATTTCAAAGCAGAAATAAAATAGATGCAGCTTTGTTTATAGGGAGTGGAAAAGTAGCAGAAATTGCAAGCTTAAGGCAGGCGCTTAGAGCAAACTTAATTATATTTGATGACGAACTTTCAGGCTCACAAGTTAGAAACTTAGAAGAATATATAGGAGCAAAGGTTATAGATAGAACAACATTAATACTAGAAATCTTTGCAAGAAGAGCAAAAACTAGAGAAGCTAGAATACAAGTAGAATTAGCTCAATTAAAATACAGAGCTTCAAGATTATCAGGACTAGGAACTGTTTTATCTAGAACAGGTGGAGGAGTTGGAACCAGAGGACCAGGAGAGAAAAAACTTGAAACAGATAGAAGACATATAAAGGAAAGAATATATGATCTAAATGATGAACTTAAGAAAATAAAGAAAAATAGAGAAGTTCAAAGAGAGAGAAGAGGAAAGCAGAGCATTCCTCAAGTTTCTTTAGTTGGATATACTAATGCTGGTAAATCTACATTAAGAAATACTTTATGTGATATGGTAGCGACTAAAGATGCAGTAAAAAAAGAAAAAGTATTTGAAGCTAATATGTTATTTGCTACATTAGATACTACTACTAGAGCAATTAATCTTCTAGACAATAGATTAATAACTTTAACTGATACAGTAGGTTTTGTTAGAAAATTACCACATGAGTTGGTTCAAGCATTTAAGTCAACCCTTGAGGAAGTAATTTATTCAGATTTACTTGTTCATGTAGTGGATGCTGCATCGGAAACTGCAATAGATCAAATAAGAGCAGTTGAAGAAGTGCTTGGAGAGTTAGGAGCTAGAGATAAGGAAGGATTTTTAGTTCTTAATAAAATAGATTTAGCTTCAGAAGATGCAATAAATGAAATTAAGGAAGAATTTAAAAATTATGATATCTTAGAAATATCAGCAAAAGAAAGAATAAATCTCGAATTACTATTAGAAAAGATATCGGAAAAATTACCATACAAGTTAAAAATGGTTGAATTTATAATTCCATATTCAGAGGGAAATATAGTTTCGTATCTTCATAATAAGTCCAATATTATTGAAGAAGATTATAAAGATGAAGGAACTTATATTAAAGCTGAGGTGGATGATGAGGCTTATAATAAATATAATGAATATATATTAAAATAA
- a CDS encoding nucleotidyltransferase domain-containing protein: protein MNLKIAEFQKVISKITSEFQENKDVLALLAYGSLVSGDLWEESDIDLLVIIKNELDGIKDIYIYEENIPVHYKLISKSVITDKKNKKINKMNIDKILISSKLIFSKDDDITKIHRELRYFPDNERQRMNLVYLGETLKVLSVLKKYMYNHRDITSYEIAVKCIDSFSKLYINNSDYLVSKDAITMAINLNDDFKVIVENVFFSNEDKAKSINSLIKYIDKYIRSNIKNCCSFLIEHIKNKNNWVTSQLLKEDELFRDLSINMEDILKELYKNKLLKSKVLMQSLNGFRYKENVYFYDTL from the coding sequence GTGAATTTAAAAATAGCTGAATTTCAGAAAGTAATTTCGAAAATTACATCGGAGTTTCAAGAAAATAAGGATGTACTAGCCCTCTTAGCTTATGGTTCTCTAGTAAGTGGAGATTTGTGGGAAGAATCCGATATTGATTTATTAGTAATTATAAAGAATGAATTAGATGGAATAAAAGATATATATATTTATGAAGAAAATATACCAGTACATTATAAACTGATTTCTAAGAGTGTCATTACAGACAAGAAAAATAAGAAAATAAACAAGATGAATATAGATAAAATACTTATATCTTCAAAACTTATTTTCTCAAAGGATGATGATATAACAAAAATTCATAGAGAATTGAGATATTTTCCAGATAATGAAAGACAAAGAATGAATTTGGTATATCTTGGAGAAACGCTGAAGGTACTGAGTGTTTTAAAAAAATACATGTATAATCATAGAGATATAACTAGTTACGAAATAGCAGTAAAATGTATTGACTCTTTTTCTAAGCTATATATAAACAATAGCGACTATTTAGTAAGTAAGGATGCCATTACTATGGCAATTAACTTAAATGATGATTTCAAAGTTATAGTTGAAAATGTGTTTTTTTCAAACGAGGATAAAGCAAAGTCCATAAATAGTCTAATAAAATATATAGATAAATATATTAGAAGTAATATAAAGAATTGTTGTAGTTTTTTAATTGAACATATAAAGAATAAGAATAATTGGGTAACTTCTCAATTACTAAAAGAGGACGAGCTTTTTAGAGATTTATCAATTAATATGGAAGATATATTAAAAGAACTATATAAAAATAAGCTGCTTAAGAGTAAAGTTCTAATGCAGAGCTTAAATGGCTTCAGATATAAGGAAAATGTTTATTTTTACGATACCCTATAA
- the pdxR gene encoding MocR-like pyridoxine biosynthesis transcription factor PdxR, whose product MKEFSLIFHEEIPKYIQLSDYIKHKIDIGEIKDREKLPTIRALSEMLKVNNVTIVNAYKKLQADGYANMKMGSGTYARRKEVIRSFNKEYNKTFKLLSSGGLREYIDFTGETTSSSFFPVKDLQKVINEVFDRDGAEALLYQDVLGYEKLREEISKRFWKSKYSVDDILIVSGAQQGIDIAAKAILNVNDKVIVERPTYGGAISVFRWKRADIIEVPIEDDGIDIGILEKILKKHKIKFMYIMSYFQNPTGISYSEEKKKNLIELAEKYDFYILEDDYLSELIYDSNLVYNPLKSYDIYDRVIYIKSFSKIFMPGIRIGYVIIPEVFKESMYLSKINTDISTSSLMQRALERYIVKGYWRKHIEYLNEEYRSRYTFIKQILERDFKGILEFKEPNGGLSFLLKFSEPEKFNSRKLFFILRDKGVLISPGALFFRKEQEGDKYFRIGFSQTNHEKIEEGLNIILKELSL is encoded by the coding sequence ATGAAGGAATTTAGCTTAATTTTTCATGAGGAAATACCAAAGTATATACAATTATCAGATTATATAAAGCATAAAATAGATATTGGGGAGATAAAAGACAGAGAAAAACTACCAACAATAAGAGCTTTATCTGAGATGCTTAAAGTAAATAATGTAACCATTGTAAATGCGTATAAAAAGCTTCAGGCAGATGGATATGCAAATATGAAGATGGGAAGCGGAACTTATGCAAGAAGGAAGGAAGTTATAAGAAGCTTTAATAAGGAATATAATAAAACCTTTAAATTATTAAGTTCTGGAGGCCTTAGAGAGTATATTGATTTTACAGGAGAAACTACATCATCCTCTTTCTTCCCAGTTAAAGATCTTCAAAAGGTTATTAATGAAGTATTTGATAGAGATGGGGCAGAGGCACTTTTATATCAAGATGTTTTAGGATATGAAAAATTAAGAGAAGAAATTAGTAAAAGGTTTTGGAAAAGTAAATATAGTGTAGATGATATTTTAATAGTTTCTGGAGCTCAGCAAGGAATAGATATTGCAGCTAAAGCCATATTAAATGTGAATGATAAGGTAATAGTAGAAAGACCAACTTACGGAGGCGCTATTTCAGTTTTTAGATGGAAGAGGGCAGATATAATTGAAGTACCAATTGAAGATGATGGGATTGATATTGGGATTCTAGAGAAAATATTAAAAAAACATAAGATTAAGTTTATGTATATAATGAGCTATTTTCAAAATCCAACTGGTATTAGTTATTCTGAAGAAAAGAAAAAGAATCTTATAGAATTAGCTGAAAAATACGATTTTTATATTTTGGAAGATGATTACTTATCAGAGCTTATTTATGATAGCAACCTTGTATATAATCCGTTAAAAAGTTATGATATTTATGATAGGGTTATATACATAAAAAGTTTTTCTAAAATATTCATGCCAGGAATCAGAATAGGATATGTAATTATTCCGGAAGTATTTAAGGAGAGCATGTATCTTTCAAAGATTAATACAGATATTTCAACATCTTCTTTAATGCAGAGAGCATTAGAAAGGTATATAGTTAAAGGCTACTGGAGGAAACATATAGAGTATCTAAATGAAGAATATAGATCAAGGTATACATTTATCAAACAAATATTAGAAAGAGATTTTAAAGGCATACTTGAGTTTAAAGAACCTAATGGTGGACTTAGTTTTTTGCTCAAGTTTTCTGAACCAGAGAAATTTAATTCAAGAAAGTTATTCTTTATACTAAGAGATAAAGGAGTATTGATTTCTCCAGGTGCTTTGTTTTTTAGAAAAGAGCAAGAGGGAGATAAGTATTTTAGAATAGGTTTTTCCCAAACAAATCATGAGAAAATAGAAGAGGGGTTAAATATAATCTTAAAAGAGCTTAGCTTATAA
- a CDS encoding YigZ family protein: MSYLTIKKQANDEFDEKKSQFIGYIKRVESEDEAKEFVQEIKNMHKMATHNCWAYVIGENLGIQRYSDDGEPQGTAGIPILEVIKKTGLTDCAIVVTRYFGGVLLGAGGLTRAYTKGASIAIKAGGIVEKVKGTPIEININYDLLGKVQYICGENNWVIENTDYTDNVKITLILELEEGEKAIKEIMNTTNGKAAISKGSLGTYFKEQNRLFESIDN, translated from the coding sequence ATGTCTTATTTAACGATAAAAAAGCAGGCTAATGATGAGTTTGATGAAAAAAAATCACAGTTTATAGGGTATATTAAAAGAGTAGAATCAGAGGATGAGGCAAAAGAATTCGTTCAAGAAATTAAGAATATGCATAAAATGGCTACACATAATTGCTGGGCATATGTTATAGGCGAGAACCTAGGAATTCAGCGTTATTCTGACGATGGGGAACCTCAAGGAACTGCAGGCATACCAATTTTAGAAGTAATTAAGAAAACAGGATTAACTGATTGTGCTATTGTTGTTACTAGGTATTTTGGAGGAGTTTTACTTGGAGCAGGTGGACTAACTAGGGCATATACAAAGGGTGCATCAATTGCTATTAAAGCTGGGGGAATTGTTGAGAAAGTTAAGGGAACGCCTATTGAAATAAATATTAATTATGATTTGCTTGGCAAGGTTCAGTATATTTGTGGAGAAAATAATTGGGTAATTGAAAATACAGATTACACGGATAATGTAAAAATTACGCTTATACTTGAACTTGAAGAAGGGGAGAAGGCAATAAAAGAAATAATGAATACCACCAATGGAAAAGCAGCTATAAGCAAGGGGAGTTTAGGGACATATTTTAAAGAACAAAACAGGCTTTTTGAAAGCATTGATAACTAG
- a CDS encoding YebC/PmpR family DNA-binding transcriptional regulator encodes MSGHSKWHNIQAKKGKTDAKRGKIFTKIGKEIMVSVKNGGPNPESNSKLRDVIAKAKAENMPNDTITRAIKKASGELGSVNYETIVYEGYGPSGVAVIVETLTDNKNRSAGNVRSAFTKGGGNMGASGCVGFMFQEKGEIVIEKEDKDEDEIMMLALDAGAEDFASEEEVFVVTTTPDDFGAVREALEAAGLEFLEAAVKMIPDTYTAINEDDAKKFQKMLDLLEDDDDVQDVYHNAEFPEGWEG; translated from the coding sequence ATGTCAGGACATTCAAAATGGCATAATATACAAGCAAAAAAAGGTAAGACAGATGCTAAAAGAGGTAAAATCTTTACAAAGATAGGTAAAGAGATTATGGTTAGTGTAAAAAATGGAGGACCAAATCCAGAATCTAACTCTAAATTAAGAGATGTTATAGCAAAAGCTAAGGCTGAAAATATGCCTAATGATACTATTACTAGAGCAATTAAAAAAGCTTCAGGTGAATTAGGTTCTGTTAACTATGAAACAATAGTATATGAAGGATACGGTCCATCAGGAGTAGCTGTTATAGTTGAAACTCTAACAGACAATAAAAATAGATCTGCAGGTAATGTTAGAAGTGCCTTTACTAAAGGTGGCGGAAACATGGGAGCATCAGGTTGTGTTGGGTTCATGTTCCAAGAAAAAGGCGAAATAGTAATAGAAAAAGAAGATAAAGATGAAGATGAAATCATGATGTTAGCTTTAGATGCTGGTGCAGAAGACTTTGCTTCAGAAGAAGAAGTGTTTGTAGTAACAACTACACCAGATGATTTTGGAGCAGTTAGAGAAGCGTTAGAAGCGGCTGGATTAGAATTCTTAGAAGCAGCTGTAAAGATGATACCAGATACATATACAGCTATTAATGAAGATGATGCTAAGAAGTTCCAAAAGATGCTTGATTTACTTGAAGATGATGATGACGTTCAAGATGTTTATCACAATGCTGAGTTCCCAGAAGGATGGGAAGGCTAG
- a CDS encoding tyrosine-type recombinase/integrase, with amino-acid sequence MLLEEVLKEFIFDCEIRKMSSRTIKNYKNNNRRFFNFIEGEFDITKLEEVSHLHIKKYFKFLISKGLSEVYVNGILKCLRAFFVYSVKEEYLLKSPCLNVSWQREPKTIINTFTDDEVVLI; translated from the coding sequence ATGTTATTAGAAGAAGTGTTAAAAGAATTTATTTTTGATTGTGAGATTAGAAAGATGAGTAGCAGGACAATAAAAAATTATAAAAACAATAACCGAAGGTTTTTTAATTTTATAGAAGGTGAGTTTGATATAACGAAGTTAGAGGAAGTGTCACATTTACATATTAAGAAATATTTTAAATTTCTTATTAGTAAGGGGTTAAGTGAAGTCTATGTTAATGGAATACTTAAATGCTTAAGGGCATTCTTTGTATACAGTGTAAAGGAAGAGTATCTGTTAAAGAGTCCTTGTTTAAATGTAAGTTGGCAGAGAGAACCAAAGACTATCATTAATACATTTACCGATGATGAAGTAGTATTAATTTGA
- a CDS encoding metallophosphoesterase family protein, whose product MERIALISDIHANIPALEAVLLDIKNRGISRIMCLGDLAGKGASPQVAVDTIRNNCEVVLKGNWDYLISEVNDSYFLEWNSSRLNQSQLRYLKELPLYFDFYMSGKLIRLCHASPTNVFDSVQSTATIEEKLRLFNPPSNETKECDVLIYGHIHVAYIQNFNQKTIINLGSVGVPLKVSQASYGIIEGMYGAIEESSISISLVRVPYNVEKAIKEAKDIDVPDFEKYSHELRTGEIYSIN is encoded by the coding sequence ATGGAAAGAATAGCATTAATTTCTGATATTCATGCTAATATACCTGCTTTGGAAGCAGTGCTATTAGATATAAAAAATAGGGGAATTAGTAGAATTATGTGTTTAGGAGATTTAGCAGGTAAAGGTGCAAGCCCTCAAGTTGCAGTTGATACAATAAGAAATAATTGTGAAGTTGTTTTAAAAGGAAATTGGGATTATCTTATTTCTGAAGTAAATGATAGTTATTTTTTAGAATGGAATAGTTCTCGATTGAATCAAAGTCAATTAAGGTATTTAAAGGAGTTACCATTGTATTTTGATTTCTACATGAGTGGTAAATTAATAAGATTATGTCATGCTTCTCCTACAAATGTGTTTGATAGTGTCCAATCCACAGCAACTATTGAAGAGAAGTTAAGATTATTTAACCCGCCAAGCAATGAAACTAAAGAATGTGATGTGCTTATATATGGGCATATACATGTGGCGTATATACAAAATTTTAATCAGAAAACTATAATTAATTTAGGGAGTGTAGGGGTTCCGTTGAAAGTGTCTCAAGCCTCTTATGGGATTATTGAAGGAATGTACGGGGCTATAGAAGAGTCCAGTATTTCAATTTCATTAGTTAGAGTTCCCTATAATGTTGAAAAGGCAATTAAAGAGGCGAAAGATATTGATGTGCCAGATTTTGAAAAGTATTCCCACGAATTAAGAACTGGTGAAATTTATAGTATTAATTAA
- a CDS encoding AAA family ATPase, which translates to MQGIIVFGANGSGKSTLGRELANILNFKYMDIEDYHFEKSEFPYTIERANEDCLNLMLADIKKHHSFVISAVTGDFGDTIPQLYELAVFISAPIELRIKRIEQREYEKHGERIREGGDMHEQHLKFVDFVASRPLSKIEQWGEMLMCPVICVDGTEDWRINAVNIAERFYDKNSFSKQQ; encoded by the coding sequence ATGCAAGGTATAATTGTGTTCGGAGCAAATGGAAGTGGCAAGTCTACACTTGGACGTGAATTGGCAAATATATTGAACTTTAAGTATATGGACATTGAAGATTATCACTTTGAAAAGTCAGAATTTCCATATACCATAGAACGCGCGAATGAGGATTGTTTGAATTTAATGCTCGCTGACATAAAAAAACATCACTCCTTTGTCATTTCTGCGGTCACTGGAGACTTTGGCGATACAATTCCGCAGTTGTACGAACTCGCTGTATTTATATCAGCACCAATTGAACTACGTATAAAACGTATAGAGCAGCGTGAGTATGAGAAACATGGAGAACGCATTCGCGAAGGTGGCGATATGCATGAGCAGCATTTGAAGTTTGTTGATTTCGTAGCCTCACGTCCTCTATCAAAAATCGAGCAATGGGGAGAAATGCTTATGTGTCCAGTAATCTGTGTTGATGGCACAGAGGATTGGCGTATAAATGCAGTCAATATAGCGGAACGTTTTTATGATAAAAATAGTTTTTCAAAGCAACAATGA
- a CDS encoding DUF2691 family protein: MSIYKESRKIRFPIIWFSGGDIRKLLKYLEKANQRIEWIAIDILMGMPFSNFKWLIDNDEIHVIKDNEFTGKFLYNEEIISGDKLFDKAVSNTYYMIFVTLRAFLNESEVQRVSTYREFLESSCEIAFGVYDCSEVIFWSKEEQLVSKMYNYCLSKGYNKVKYISEDDLIKGIYHIE; encoded by the coding sequence ATGAGTATATATAAGGAAAGTAGAAAAATACGTTTTCCAATAATATGGTTTTCAGGTGGAGACATTCGAAAACTTCTTAAATATTTAGAAAAGGCGAATCAAAGGATTGAATGGATAGCTATTGATATATTAATGGGTATGCCATTTAGCAATTTTAAATGGCTAATTGATAATGATGAAATTCATGTGATTAAAGATAATGAGTTTACTGGTAAGTTTTTATATAATGAAGAAATAATAAGTGGAGATAAATTGTTTGATAAAGCAGTTAGTAATACTTACTATATGATATTTGTGACACTAAGAGCGTTTTTGAATGAAAGTGAGGTACAAAGGGTATCAACATATAGGGAGTTTTTAGAAAGTAGTTGTGAAATTGCTTTTGGTGTATATGATTGCTCAGAGGTTATATTTTGGAGTAAAGAGGAACAATTAGTATCTAAGATGTACAACTATTGTTTATCAAAAGGATATAACAAGGTTAAATATATTAGTGAAGATGATTTAATTAAAGGTATATATCATATTGAATAA
- a CDS encoding bacteriohemerythrin produces MILIWDDNFTTGIDSIDNHHKELFLLINKSLQAMKKGKQSMDIISSLDYLEKHVIEHFKEEEEIQKNNSYPNYTLQHIQHEQFKKELKDLRRTFATSGASTLFIINAQKSIATWWVNHISNMDKDFGRFLLEKNYN; encoded by the coding sequence ATGATTTTAATTTGGGATGATAATTTCACTACTGGAATTGATAGTATAGATAATCATCACAAAGAGTTATTTCTACTTATTAATAAATCATTACAAGCTATGAAAAAAGGTAAACAATCCATGGATATTATAAGTTCATTAGATTATTTAGAAAAGCATGTAATAGAGCATTTTAAAGAAGAAGAAGAAATTCAAAAAAATAATAGTTATCCTAATTATACATTGCAACATATACAGCATGAACAGTTTAAAAAGGAACTTAAAGATTTAAGAAGAACATTTGCAACTTCTGGCGCATCAACATTATTTATAATTAATGCTCAAAAATCTATAGCTACTTGGTGGGTAAATCATATAAGTAATATGGATAAGGATTTTGGTAGGTTTTTATTAGAGAAAAACTATAATTGA
- a CDS encoding ABC transporter substrate-binding protein, producing the protein MKRKISLLLVLAISTTFTLAGCKAKTKTRVDSDVVKIGVFEPMTGANAAGGQLEVEGVKLANKLYPTVLGKKVELVFVDNKSDKVEAASAAANLVEQENVNAIVGSWGSGNSMAAGDVVMDAKVPAVAASATNPLVTAGNDYYFRVCFIDPFQGTVMAKYAAEKLKAKKVAILQEVSSDYSVGICKFFTDSFIKLTGDKNAIVAKANYNTGDQDFSAQLTNIKSKNPDVIFAPGNFTEGALLIKQARQLGIKTPIIGGDTWETPEFVDIGKDAVEGTVFSTFFASETPITEESKTFLDSYRKEYKKEPAAVTALSYDAYILILDAIKRANSTDPVKIRDEIAKTKNFPGAAGMITIDENNNAVKDAVLKQVKNGKFTYLDTIKPDK; encoded by the coding sequence ATGAAAAGAAAGATATCATTACTTTTGGTACTAGCTATCTCAACTACATTTACTTTAGCAGGATGTAAAGCTAAAACAAAAACAAGAGTAGATAGTGATGTAGTTAAAATTGGAGTATTTGAACCAATGACGGGAGCAAACGCAGCGGGTGGACAACTTGAAGTTGAAGGGGTAAAGCTTGCAAATAAGTTATATCCAACAGTACTCGGGAAAAAAGTTGAATTGGTTTTTGTAGATAATAAATCAGATAAGGTTGAAGCTGCAAGTGCAGCAGCAAACCTAGTGGAACAAGAAAATGTTAATGCAATAGTGGGAAGCTGGGGAAGTGGTAACTCTATGGCTGCAGGTGATGTTGTTATGGATGCAAAGGTTCCAGCTGTAGCAGCATCTGCTACTAATCCACTGGTAACAGCAGGAAATGATTATTATTTTAGAGTATGCTTTATAGATCCTTTTCAAGGAACTGTAATGGCTAAGTATGCTGCTGAGAAACTAAAGGCAAAAAAGGTTGCAATCCTTCAAGAAGTTTCAAGTGATTACTCAGTTGGAATATGCAAGTTTTTTACTGATTCTTTTATTAAGTTGACTGGGGATAAGAATGCTATTGTAGCAAAAGCAAATTATAATACTGGAGATCAAGACTTTTCTGCACAACTAACTAATATAAAAAGTAAGAATCCAGATGTTATTTTTGCACCAGGTAACTTTACTGAAGGAGCATTATTAATAAAACAAGCAAGGCAACTTGGGATAAAAACTCCTATAATTGGTGGAGACACTTGGGAGACACCAGAATTTGTTGATATAGGAAAAGATGCAGTGGAGGGAACAGTATTTTCAACCTTCTTTGCAAGTGAAACTCCTATAACAGAAGAATCGAAAACATTCTTAGATTCATATAGAAAAGAATATAAGAAAGAACCAGCAGCAGTAACTGCGCTATCATATGATGCCTACATTTTAATATTAGATGCAATTAAGAGAGCTAATTCCACAGATCCAGTAAAAATAAGGGATGAAATAGCAAAGACTAAGAATTTCCCAGGAGCTGCAGGAATGATAACAATAGATGAAAATAATAATGCAGTAAAAGATGCAGTATTAAAACAAGTTAAGAATGGTAAATTTACGTATCTCGATACTATAAAACCGGATAAATAA
- a CDS encoding branched-chain amino acid ABC transporter permease, which produces MTFSIFMQHLTNGISLGSLYALIAIGYTMVYGILKLINFAHGDIFMMATYFAFFGVATFNLPWYFAFIIAIVITAVLGMTIEFTAYRPLRSAPKISVLISAIGVSFLLENLAIVLFGGMPKAFPTPDIFTNVVTIGGVSIQNLTFIIPVVTIVLLFVLLYLVNHTNVGMAMRAVSKDVDTARLMGINVNRIISFTFAIGSALAAVGAMMWSVKYPQIIATMGIIPGLKCFIAAVIGGIGDIKGAVIGGFILGIGEIMIVAFLPSLTGYRDAFAFILLIVILLFKPTGIMGKNLAEKV; this is translated from the coding sequence ATGACTTTTAGTATATTTATGCAACATTTAACAAATGGAATTTCTCTTGGTAGCCTGTACGCACTTATTGCCATAGGTTACACAATGGTTTATGGAATATTGAAACTTATAAATTTTGCTCATGGAGATATTTTTATGATGGCTACTTACTTTGCATTTTTTGGAGTAGCTACATTTAATCTACCTTGGTACTTTGCTTTCATTATAGCAATAGTTATAACTGCAGTACTTGGTATGACTATTGAATTTACAGCTTATAGACCGCTTAGAAGTGCACCTAAAATTTCAGTGTTAATTTCTGCAATTGGTGTTTCCTTCTTACTTGAAAATCTAGCTATTGTATTATTTGGAGGAATGCCTAAAGCCTTCCCTACACCAGATATATTTACGAATGTTGTTACTATAGGAGGAGTATCTATTCAAAATCTTACCTTCATAATTCCTGTTGTTACAATAGTATTATTATTTGTTCTTTTATACTTAGTTAATCATACAAACGTTGGTATGGCTATGAGAGCTGTTTCTAAGGATGTGGATACAGCAAGGCTTATGGGTATAAACGTAAATAGAATAATATCCTTTACCTTTGCTATTGGTTCAGCATTAGCTGCAGTTGGGGCAATGATGTGGTCAGTTAAGTATCCACAAATAATTGCAACCATGGGAATAATCCCAGGCCTTAAATGCTTTATAGCTGCAGTTATAGGGGGAATAGGTGATATCAAAGGAGCAGTTATTGGGGGCTTCATATTAGGAATTGGTGAAATTATGATAGTTGCCTTCCTTCCAAGCTTAACTGGATATAGAGATGCCTTTGCATTTATACTTCTAATAGTAATATTACTATTCAAGCCTACAGGTATAATGGGCAAAAATTTAGCAGAGAAGGTGTAA